A single Streptomyces sp. Edi2 DNA region contains:
- a CDS encoding FtsW/RodA/SpoVE family cell cycle protein gives MSSSTTNTTTIGTIGAPSRRNTELAMLVFAVLIPVFAYINVGLAKEGSVPAGVLGYSLGLGLLAGVAHLVVRKWAPYADPLMLPIGTLLNGMGLIFIWRLDQEPSLGKAMAPNQLMWSTLGVAFFLAILIFLKDHRVLQRYTYISMVVALVLLVAPVFFPGVNGAKIWITIPGLGSLQPGEFAKIIIAIFFAGYLMVKRDALALASRRFMGLYLPRGRDLGPILVIWALSLMILVFETDLGTSLLFFGLFVVMLYVATERTSWIVFGLLLSAGGAVAVATFESHVQTRVHNWLNPLELANGGVTETAQAMYSFGSGGILGSGLGQGYSRLILGIAPKSDYILATVGEEVGLAGLMAILLLYGLLIERGIRTALAARDPFGKLLSIGLSGAFALQVFVVAGGVTGLIPLTGMTMPFLAQGGSSVIANWALIAILLRISDTARRPAPAPAPSTDAEMTQVVRP, from the coding sequence ATGAGCAGCAGCACCACCAACACCACCACCATCGGCACCATCGGAGCCCCGAGCCGCCGCAACACCGAGCTGGCGATGCTCGTCTTCGCGGTGCTGATTCCGGTGTTCGCGTACATCAACGTCGGTCTGGCCAAGGAGGGTTCGGTCCCCGCCGGCGTGCTGGGCTACAGCCTGGGCCTGGGCCTGCTGGCGGGCGTCGCGCATCTCGTCGTCCGCAAGTGGGCCCCGTACGCGGACCCGCTGATGCTGCCCATCGGCACCCTGCTCAACGGGATGGGCCTGATCTTCATCTGGCGGCTGGACCAGGAGCCCTCGCTGGGCAAGGCGATGGCGCCCAACCAGCTGATGTGGTCGACGCTCGGCGTCGCCTTCTTCCTGGCCATCCTGATCTTCCTCAAGGACCACCGCGTCCTGCAGCGCTACACCTACATCTCGATGGTGGTGGCGCTGGTCCTGCTGGTCGCGCCGGTGTTCTTCCCGGGCGTGAACGGCGCGAAGATCTGGATCACGATTCCGGGTCTCGGCTCGCTGCAGCCCGGCGAGTTCGCGAAGATCATCATCGCGATCTTCTTCGCCGGCTACCTGATGGTGAAGCGGGATGCGCTGGCGCTGGCCAGCCGCCGCTTCATGGGGCTCTACCTCCCGCGCGGCCGTGACCTCGGCCCCATTCTCGTCATCTGGGCGCTCAGCCTGATGATCCTGGTCTTCGAGACCGACCTGGGCACCTCGCTGCTGTTCTTCGGCCTGTTCGTCGTGATGCTGTACGTGGCCACCGAGCGCACCAGCTGGATCGTGTTCGGTCTGCTGCTCAGCGCCGGCGGCGCGGTCGCGGTGGCGACGTTCGAGTCGCACGTCCAGACGCGTGTCCACAACTGGCTCAACCCGCTGGAGCTGGCCAACGGCGGTGTCACCGAGACCGCCCAGGCGATGTACTCCTTCGGCTCCGGCGGCATCCTCGGCTCCGGTCTGGGACAGGGCTACTCCCGCCTCATCCTGGGTATCGCGCCGAAGAGTGACTACATTCTCGCCACGGTCGGCGAGGAGGTCGGGCTCGCCGGGCTGATGGCGATCCTGCTGCTGTACGGCCTGCTGATCGAGCGCGGTATCCGTACGGCGCTGGCCGCCCGCGACCCGTTCGGCAAGCTGCTGTCGATCGGCCTGTCCGGCGCCTTCGCGCTGCAGGTCTTCGTCGTCGCCGGTGGTGTGACGGGCCTGATCCCCCTGACGGGTATGACGATGCCGTTCCTCGCCCAGGGTGGCTCGTCCGTGATCGCCAACTGGGCACTGATCGCGATCCTGCTCCGGATCAGCGACACCGCGCGCCGTCCGGCGCCGGCCCCCGCCCCGTCCACCGACGCCGAAATGACCCAGGTGGTCCGCCCGTGA
- a CDS encoding PP2C family serine/threonine-protein phosphatase: MSLSLRFAAGSHKGMIREGNEDSGYAGPRLLAIADGMGGQAAGEVASSEVISTLVQLDDDVPGSDLLTSLGTAVTRANDQLRVMVEEDPQLEGMGTTLTALLWTGQRLGLVHVGDSRAYLLRDGVLTQITQDHTWVQRLVDEGRITEEEATTHPQRSLLMRALGSGDHVEPDLSIREVRAGDRYLICSDGLSGVVSHQTLEETLASYHGPHETVQELIQLALRGGGPDNITCIVADVLDVDGNDAMAAQLNDTPVIVGAVAENQHQLSDPSTLQTPAARAAELGRPGGQPSGPGGAFGPPGSGEHEVGGPPQGSFGAFIDEDFVKPRRRGRWLKRSLFIALVLGLVGGGCYAGYNWTQTQYFVGAKDDHVALYRGISQDLAWIKLNDVDEDHPEIELKYLPLYQRNQVKETIAVDSRTQAGEKVTELNSQANACRNKEQREAAEREAARHPANKGKAGTPSKPGSPSRSGSPSAKPGSTGKAGNDSGTGTAGTLAASTTPKPTPSTSQAAPSEEQKQLEKNCSTQQ; this comes from the coding sequence ATGAGCTTGTCTCTGCGCTTCGCCGCCGGATCGCACAAGGGCATGATCCGCGAGGGCAACGAGGACTCCGGCTATGCCGGTCCACGGCTGCTCGCCATCGCCGACGGCATGGGCGGTCAGGCCGCCGGTGAGGTCGCCTCCTCCGAGGTGATCTCCACGCTCGTCCAGCTCGACGACGACGTCCCCGGCTCCGACCTCCTCACCTCGCTGGGCACGGCCGTCACGCGCGCCAATGACCAGCTGCGGGTGATGGTCGAGGAGGACCCCCAGCTGGAGGGCATGGGCACGACCCTGACCGCCCTGCTGTGGACCGGACAGCGGCTCGGCCTCGTCCACGTCGGTGACTCGCGGGCGTATCTGCTGCGCGACGGCGTGCTGACCCAGATCACCCAGGACCACACCTGGGTGCAGCGGCTGGTCGACGAGGGCCGGATCACCGAAGAGGAAGCCACCACCCATCCGCAGCGGTCGCTGCTGATGCGGGCGCTGGGCAGCGGCGATCATGTCGAGCCCGATCTGTCGATCCGCGAGGTGCGGGCCGGCGACCGGTATCTGATCTGCTCGGACGGACTGTCCGGGGTCGTCAGCCACCAGACGCTGGAGGAGACCCTCGCCAGCTACCACGGGCCGCACGAGACCGTGCAGGAGCTGATCCAGCTCGCCCTGCGCGGTGGCGGACCCGACAACATCACCTGCATCGTCGCCGACGTCCTGGACGTGGACGGCAACGACGCGATGGCCGCCCAGCTCAACGACACCCCGGTCATCGTCGGCGCCGTCGCGGAGAACCAGCACCAGCTCAGCGACCCGAGCACGCTGCAGACCCCCGCGGCGCGGGCCGCCGAGCTCGGCCGGCCGGGCGGGCAGCCGTCCGGCCCCGGGGGTGCCTTCGGGCCGCCCGGCAGCGGTGAGCACGAGGTCGGCGGCCCGCCGCAGGGCTCGTTCGGCGCGTTCATCGACGAGGACTTCGTCAAGCCGCGCCGGCGTGGGCGGTGGCTGAAGCGGTCGCTGTTCATCGCGCTGGTGCTGGGCCTCGTGGGCGGCGGGTGCTACGCGGGCTACAACTGGACGCAGACCCAGTACTTCGTCGGAGCCAAGGACGACCACGTCGCGCTCTACCGGGGCATCAGCCAGGACCTCGCGTGGATAAAGCTCAACGACGTGGACGAGGACCATCCCGAGATCGAACTCAAGTACCTGCCGCTGTACCAGCGCAACCAGGTCAAGGAGACGATCGCGGTCGACAGCCGCACCCAGGCCGGCGAAAAAGTCACCGAACTGAACAGCCAGGCCAATGCCTGCCGTAATAAGGAGCAGCGGGAGGCGGCCGAGCGCGAGGCGGCACGGCACCCGGCCAACAAGGGAAAGGCCGGCACGCCGTCGAAGCCCGGCAGCCCGTCCCGGTCCGGTTCGCCGAGCGCCAAGCCCGGTTCCACCGGCAAGGCGGGCAACGACAGCGGCACCGGCACGGCCGGCACGCTGGCGGCGAGCACGACTCCGAAACCCACACCCAGCACCAGCCAGGCCGCGCCCTCCGAGGAGCAGAAGCAGCTGGAAAAAAATTGCAGCACCCAGCAGTGA
- a CDS encoding penicillin-binding protein 2: MNKPLRRVAIFCGLLVLALLVRVNWVQFVQGDALKNDPHNRRVAIERYSTPRGNIIVDGKAITGSTTTDSGDFKYKRTYKNGKMWAPVTGYASQAFDANQLEKLNDEILSGTDDRLFFSRTVDMFTGGKQKGGNVVTTLDAKAQKAAYDGLGKQKGAVAAINPETGAILALASTPSYDPSTFAGMSNKDAEAYSALQKKSDADEPMLNRALRQTYPPGSTFKVVTASAALQNGLYNNVDAHTDSPLPYTLPDTSGLPLKNEGNIPCKDASLREALRWSCNTVFGKISADLGNKKMKAEAEKFGFNDPGINTPVRAAESIYPEDNRPQNAMAGIGQASNRATPLQMAMVASAVANGGKLMKPYMVDQLVAPNLNVVQQHTPQEMSRPLSAENAQKVQSIMETVVKQGTGTSAQIPGVTVGGKTGTAQHGENNKDNPYAWFISYAKTDKGTPVAVAVVIEGSDTLRDDIAGGKLAAPVAKRVMQAVLEGEK; this comes from the coding sequence GTGAACAAGCCCCTGCGCCGGGTCGCGATCTTCTGCGGCCTGCTCGTCCTCGCTCTGCTCGTCCGCGTCAACTGGGTGCAGTTCGTCCAGGGTGACGCGCTCAAGAACGACCCGCACAACCGCCGGGTCGCCATCGAGCGCTACAGCACACCGCGCGGCAACATCATCGTCGACGGCAAGGCCATCACCGGCTCCACGACCACCGACAGCGGCGACTTCAAGTACAAGCGCACGTACAAGAACGGCAAGATGTGGGCGCCGGTCACCGGCTACGCCTCGCAGGCCTTCGACGCCAACCAGCTCGAGAAGCTGAACGACGAAATCCTCAGCGGCACCGACGACAGGCTCTTCTTCAGCCGCACGGTCGACATGTTCACCGGCGGCAAGCAGAAGGGCGGCAATGTGGTGACCACCCTCGACGCCAAGGCCCAGAAGGCCGCCTACGACGGCCTGGGCAAGCAGAAGGGCGCGGTCGCCGCGATCAACCCGGAGACCGGGGCGATCCTGGCCCTGGCCAGCACCCCGTCGTACGACCCGTCCACCTTCGCGGGGATGAGCAACAAGGACGCCGAGGCGTACAGCGCGCTGCAGAAGAAGAGCGACGCCGACGAGCCGATGCTCAACCGGGCGCTGCGCCAGACCTACCCGCCCGGCTCCACCTTCAAGGTCGTCACGGCCTCGGCAGCGCTGCAGAACGGCCTCTACAACAACGTCGACGCCCACACCGACTCGCCGCTGCCCTACACGCTCCCCGACACCTCGGGCCTCCCGCTGAAGAACGAGGGCAACATCCCGTGCAAGGACGCTTCCCTGCGTGAGGCGCTGCGCTGGTCCTGCAACACGGTGTTCGGCAAGATCAGCGCGGACCTCGGCAACAAGAAGATGAAGGCCGAGGCGGAGAAGTTCGGCTTCAACGACCCGGGGATCAACACTCCGGTCCGCGCCGCGGAGAGCATCTACCCCGAGGACAACCGGCCGCAGAACGCCATGGCGGGCATCGGCCAGGCCTCCAACCGCGCCACGCCGCTGCAGATGGCCATGGTCGCCTCGGCGGTCGCCAACGGCGGCAAGCTGATGAAGCCGTACATGGTCGACCAGCTGGTCGCGCCGAACCTCAATGTGGTCCAGCAGCACACGCCGCAGGAGATGAGCCGGCCGCTGAGCGCGGAGAACGCCCAGAAGGTCCAGAGCATCATGGAGACCGTGGTCAAGCAGGGCACGGGAACCAGCGCCCAGATCCCGGGCGTCACAGTCGGCGGAAAGACCGGTACCGCCCAGCACGGCGAGAACAACAAGGACAATCCGTACGCCTGGTTCATCTCCTACGCGAAAACCGACAAGGGCACCCCCGTCGCGGTCGCGGTCGTCATTGAGGGATCCGACACTCTTCGCGACGACATCGCCGGCGGAAAGCTTGCAGCTCCGGTCGCGAAGCGCGTCATGCAGGCGGTACTCGAAGGCGAGAAGTGA